Proteins encoded in a region of the Zea mays cultivar B73 chromosome 2, Zm-B73-REFERENCE-NAM-5.0, whole genome shotgun sequence genome:
- the LOC100273824 gene encoding uncharacterized protein isoform X1, translated as MDGASWPARWPPPVPPLPSQMDGVTLRHLLRPFAAQEAAAAGRVAAAPEQLFASHSTLQSGPPPRVGPSNELLTQVPGNYCTFDLAPDLTRANASNAAGTIDFTRAGPSSSAATLPKYPRHGLPASSSNEQSSFGALFPNRSANGMGIFTCQSSANEGIANVGVQFQDSSVHGLQKLPFKSMTHQHPTLPGDRIRVTCMNVGGEFFVGEAGLFGVICLCHRLRMSVAKFCEHAGGIPEKAGEIVCLENGMSIAQWFKFCIGVGGSIANTRWDWPEWAHMKSSPEEHILKSLASRNSGTGKMGLLSRYGKITGHMNKPAYSNDLSVEGGGHTNVEKLVNRTDETYYRKSVDVHETFTKNSALLQNSAVVNLGPAKNHPVHAFDLNPLTTPSGSPHFEASMGRHYNGNHLAHSHGIHLEKNFDASFCNPMPRFTGVMNHDSRACRPNFSNKTFQDTLSNASNTELKLGQSSYHQSMTTLSPLGQSTMIEFQKPQTHRPPINQNPSPKQATKISKSLSEHNEPSISTGNKKQPLEVVNGMKRSEGDELTDDTSKNSFISLFLSHLERNNTPEPIDDILNSNEHYLPKALDVACGSDHPESATRQIETRVPNDKHSKLASAIVHTKRRSEGISLSVASSGYNPQDASHANSQEHLIHGDSLSHLLPSQPNTGISKISARVSCHANCMSCIHVGNKSHQVAHGEIGVPCFYDKMARGHGTFERVDDCTHRSLRAFTKISCDNGKSCCSSRELLPSFCQNDQPTLGKSICGCCCKIQEDASKLGFIPGHMCRTHFSSDVGPVLANKPTIEGLDEFCACSCSTFTQRSSLCSREYVLQSSCDSCPINGLHCRSCMGHAADSLTKHSLFDPLNTKERGSCCNGRCCYSVVPKCLSSCDFTKHCDVIIDQIGHAAPKDNHQLQMPTRCCTLGENEKLICQCLSNKIAVRNLPQTSHCKDVSEKVMNQPSIAITERLENVSEPSVADDSSSKAVAEKKDAYRDSAVSKGQPNFGFSSGSSSIIVTKFQKSPEFNNVSSTAKHSKHKNLCDEGSRIEKSSASSYVPTSTGCEEPLNSSAKSELGPSRVKRKCNQISEGRRLEETDNEEHCSELLKKTRTLRCSVKGSESDDCTRASSQSSQKGVYQPQNEVNSFSCRVLRTKRKHPIMHLNKHVKQLHRQTKFFEGDEQPDAKGNFLGGLDSYDRKRQVEDMSTLDKTRHHQEGSRAFVRKLPKYVSLNCIVNEPNTNSEGACSGSGGIDSSLIATGITNDNRKSPKIVPLNLVLKKAKRCNAVKLRKTESTHLYEEKSSDCSVNSSDYSIEKYSVDDENCSPQAEYELQDSKRSRYSSNDLRSHVALHKRTSGVIGEDDSLGLTDVEINCLSISSSSNGTKNRRTSVSLARIKKFGSKSVCYSGSDKDNAVLAHEVNARRYSGRLSSNSPCCVCGISDLEPCNRLIECSKCYIKVHQACYGVLKVPRGQWFCRPCKNNTMDTVCVLCGYGGGAMTRALKTKNILKSLLQGLMNLERSEYYVDSLGNASSECTSLQNPVDSAHGDNIMNAKNITSNSWTSGKYYSSLLGPQPMQWVHMVCGLWTPGTKCPNDTTMSAFDVSGASPAKRNTACSICDRTGGSFVKCRAVNCLVFFHAWCAHQRGLLQSEPEGEHNENIGFYGRCVSHAIVFSSHVNPKKEYFRNNNWTCARTEGFKGRKGEGFSDSSHKKYEEYSGEFGVSQEQINAWLRINGSKPCGRGQKEYIHYKQLKGWKHLVVYKSGIHGLGLYTSVFIPRGSMVVEYVGEIVGQRVADRREIEYQSGKRQQYKSACYFFKIDREHIIDATRKGGIARFVNHSCQPNCVAKIISVRNEKKVMFFAERHINPGEEITYDYHFNREDEGQRILCFCRSRYCRRYLN; from the exons ATGGACGGTGCGTCGTGGCCCGCGCGGTGGCCTCCGCCGGTGCCACCGCTGCCCAGCCAG ATGGACGGCGTCACTCTGCGCCACCTGCTCCGCCCCTTCGCCGCGCAGGAGGCCGCGGCGGCCGGCCGAGTGGCAGCAGCGCCAGAGCAGCTGTTCGCAAGTCATTCGACCCTGCAATCCGGGCCGCCTCCGAGAGTGGGGCCGAGCAATGAGTTGCTTACTCAAGTTCCGGGGAACTATTGCACTTTCGATCTTGCGCCGGACCTCACTCGGGCAAATGCGAGCAATGCTGCTGGTACCATTGATTTTACTCGGGCTGGTCCCTCCAGCAGTGCTGCCACTCTGCCCAAGTATCCGAGACATGGATTGCCAGCTAGCAGTAGCAATGAGCAGTCCTCTTTTGGAGCGCTTTTCCCGAACAGAAGTGCTAATGGAATGGGTATTTTTACTTGTCAAAGTTCGGCTAACGAAG GAATAGCAAATGTTGGTGTGCAGTTTCAGGACTCAAGTGTCCATGGACTGCAGAAATTGCCATTCAAATCGATGACTCATCAGCATCCTACACTGCCTGGTGATCGAATCCGTGTCACCTGTATGAATGTTG GCGGAGAGTTTTTTGTGGGCGAAGCTGGGCTTTTTGGAGTTATCTGCTTGTGTCATCGGTTGCGAATGTCTGTAGCTAAATTCTGCGAG CATGCTGGAGGAATTCCAGAAAAAGCTGGTGAAATTGTCTGCTTGGAGAATGGCATGAGTATTGCACAATGGTTCAAATTCTGCATAGGG GTCGGAGGATCTATTGCTAACACCAGGTGGGATTGGCCGGAATGGGCACATATGAAAAGTTCTCCAGAAGAGCACATATTGAAAAGTCTTGCATCAAGAAACAGTGGAACAGGAAAAATGGGGTTGTTAAGTAGATATGGAAAAATCACTGGACATATGAACAAACCGGCTTATTCCAATGATCTGTCCGTTGAGGGTGGAGGGCACACTAATGTTGAGAAGCTAGTAAACAGGACAGATGAAACATATTACAGAAAGAGTGTTGATGTGCATGAAACTTTTACAAAGAACTCTGCTTTACTTCAGAATTCCGCTGTGGTGAATTTAGGGCCCGCTAAAAACCATCCAGTTCATGCATTCGACTTGAACCCACTTACCACTCCTAGTGGAAGCCCACACTTTGAAGCAAGCATGGGAAGACATTACAATGGAAATCATTTGGCCCATAGTCATGGAATCCATTTGGAGAAAAACTTTGATGCGTCATTTTGTAATCCTATGCCACGTTTTACAGGAGTTATGAACCATGATAGTAGGGCGTGCAGACCAAATTTCTCCAATAAAACATTCCAGGACACTTTGAGCAATGCTTCAAACACTGAATTAAAGCTTGGGCAATCTTCTTATCATCAATCTATGACTACTCTTTCCCCATTGGGGCAATCAACGATGATTGAATTTCAGAAACCCCAAACACATAGGCCTCCGATAAATCAAA ATCCTTCTCCAAAGCAAGCAACAAAGATCAGCAAAAGTCTATCCGAACATAATGAACCATCCATTAGTACCGGAAATAAGAAGCAACCACTTGAAGTTGTTAATGGCATGAAGCGTTCTGAAGGTGATGAGCTTACAGATGATACATCCAAGAATTCATTTATCTCATTATTTCTTTCACACCTTGAGAGGAATAATACACCCGAacccatcgatgacattctcaacaGTAATGAGCACTATCTTCCTAAGGCCCTGGATGTTGCATGTGGTTCTGATCATCCAGAAAGTGCCACTAGACAGATTGAAACAAGGGTGCCTAATGATAAGCACTCAAAGTTGGCCTCAGCCATTGTTCATACGAAAAGGAGATCAGAGGGCATTTCTCTTTCAGTGGCTTCTTCTGGATATAATCCTCAAGATGCATCCCATGCTAATAGTCAGGAACACTTGATTCATGGTGATtccttgtcacatttgctgcctaGTCAACCTAACACCGGAATCTCGAAAATTTCTGCAAGGGTTTCATGTCATGCAAATTGCATGAGCTGCATTCACGTGGGTAATAAATCCCATCAGGTTGCACATGGTGAGATTGGGGTTCCCTGTTTCTATGATAAAATG GCCAGGGGCCATGGTACTTTTGAGCGAGTTGATGACTGCACACATAGAAGTTTGAGAGCTTTCACAAAAATCAGTTGCGATAATGGGAAATCTTGTTGTTCTTCTCGTGAGCTTCTACCTAGCTTTTGCCAAAATGATCAGCCAACATTGGGAAAATCGATTTGTGGATGCTGTTGCAAAATTCAGGAAGATGCTTCCAAGCTTGGTTTTATACCTGGTCACATGTGCAGAACTCATTTTTCTAGTGATGTTGGTCCAGTTCTAGCCAATAAGCCTACTATTGAAG GGCTAGATGAATTTTGTGCTTGCAGTTGCTCCACTTTTACACAACGATCATCATTATGTTCTCGGGAATACGTCTTGCAGTCTTCCTGTGACTCATGTCCCATTAATGGACTGCACTGCAGAAG TTGTATGGGACATGCAGCAGATAGCTTAACAAAACACTCTCTGTTTGATCCTCTTAATACAAAAGAACGAGGTTCTTGTTGCAATGGAAGATGCTGCTACTCTGTAGTCCCAAAATGTTTGTCTAGTTGTGACTTTACAAAACACTGTGATGTCATAATTGACCAAATAGGTCATGCTGCACCTAAAGATAACCATCAGCTGCAAATGCCTACCAGATGCTGCACACTGGGGGAGAATGAGAAGTTAATATGCCAATGCTTAAGCAATAAAATAGCTGTAAGAAACTTGCCTCAAACTTCTCATTGTAAAGATGTCTCTGAGAAAGTAATGAACCAGCCTTCTATTGCTATAACGGAGAGACTGGAGAATGTATCAGAACCTTCAGTGGCTGATGACAGTTCATCCAAAGCTGTAGCAGAGAAAAAGGATGCTTATAGAGATTCTGCAGTATCTAAAGGACAGCCAAATTTTGGTTTCTCATCTGGGTCGTCCAGCATTATAGTGACAAAGTTCCAGAAATCACCTGAATTTAACAATGTATCCTCTACTGCTAAACATAGCAAACATAAAAATCTGTGTGATGAAGGATCAAGAATTGAGAAAAGTTCAGCATCCAGCTATGTGCCTACCAGTACAGGATGTGAAGAACCCCTAAATAGTTCTGCCAAATCTGAGCTGGGTCCATCAAGAGTGAAGCGCAAATGTAATCAGATTTCTGAGGGAAGGAGACTGGAAGAAACAGATAATGAGGAACATTGTTCTGAACTGCTAAAAAAGACTAGAACACTGAGGTGCTCTGTTAAAGGTTCTGAATCAGATGATTGTACTAGGGCTAGTTCCCAGTCGTCCCAGAAGGGGGTTTATCAACCACAAAATGAGGTTAACTCATTTTCTTGCAGGGTGTTGAGAACCAAGCGAAAACATCCTATTATGCATCTAAATAAGCATGTGAAACAGCTTCACAGACAGACCAAGTTTTTTGAAGGTGATGAGCAACCAGATGCCAAGGGCAATTTTCTTGGTGGATTAGATTCCTATGATAGAAAGAGGCAAGTAGAGGATATGAGCACTCTGGATAAAACAAGACATCACCAGGAAGGGAGTCGAGCATTTGTCCGCAAACTTCCTAAATATGTGTCTCTGAATTGCATTGTTAATGAACCGAATACTAACAGTGAAGGTGCTTGCAGTGGGAGTGGTGGGATTGATTCTAGTTTAATTGCTACAGGGATTACAAACGATAACAGGAAATCTCCCAAAATTGTTCCTCTCAATCTGGTTCTTAAAAAGGCTAAGAGATGCAATGCTGTTAAACTCCGTAAGACAGAAAGCACCCACTTgtatgaggagaaaagctcagatTGTTCTGTGAACAGCTCAGATTATTCTATAGAAAAGTATTCCGTTGATGATGAAAATTGCAGCCCACAAGCTGAATATGAACTGCAGGATTCCAAAAGGAGTAGGTATTCATCTAATGATCTGAGGTCACATGTGGCTCTCCACAAAAGAACATCTGGTG TCATTGGAGAAGATGACTCTCTTGGTCTAACAGATGTGGAAATAAATTGCCTGTCAATATCATCATCAAGTAATG GAACCAAGAATCGAAGAACAAGTGTATCCCTTGCCAGGATTAAGAAATTCGGGAGCAAATCAGTATGCTATTCTGGCAGTGACAAAGACAATGCTGTGCTAGCCCATGAAGTGAATGCTAGGAG ATACAGTGGAAGACTCAGCTCAAATTCTCCATGCTGTGTTTGTGGGATCTCAGACCTGGAGCCTTGCAATCGATTAATAGAGTGCAGCAAGTGCTATATCAAA GTGCACCAAGCCTGCTATGGTGTACTAAAAGTTCCTAGGGGTCAATGGTTTTGCAGACCGTGCAAGAATAATACCATGGATACA GTCTGTGTGCTGTGTGGTTATGGAGGTGGAGCTATGACAAGGGCACTGAAAACCAAGAATATTTTGAAAAGTTTGCTCCAAGGTTTGATGAATTTAGAAAGGTCAGAATATTATGTTGATTCCTTAGGAAATGCAAGCAGTGAGTGTACAA GCTTGCAAAATCCAGTAGACAGTGCACATGGGGATAACATTATGAATGCGAAGAACATCACCAGCAATTCCTGGACCTCTGGAAAATACTATTCGAGTTTACTTGGACCACAACCAATGCAGTGGGTTCACATGGTCTGTGGGCTGTGGACACCTGGCACAAAATGCCCAAATGACACCACAATGAGCGCTTTTGATGTTTCAGGTGCTTCACCTGCCAAGAGAAATACT GCATGTTCAATATGTGACAGAACTGGGGGCTCATTTGTCAAGTGCCGAGCTGTAAATTGTTTGGTATTCTTTCATGCTTGGTGTGCACATCAGAGG GGTTTGCTGCAAAGTGAGCCTGAAGGCGAGCACAATGAAAATATTGGCTTTTATGGGCGATGCGTGTCTCACGCCATTGTTTTTTCTAGTCACGTTAATCCTAAGAAAGAATACTTTAGAAACAACAATTGGACATGTGCACGTACAGAG GGTTTTAAAGGCCGAAAGGGAGAAGGCTTTTCTGATAGTAGCCATAAAAAATATGAAGAGTACAGTGGCGAGTTCGGTGTTTCCCAAGAACAGATAAATGCTTGGTTACGCATAAATGGTTCAAAGCCCTGCGGACGAGGACAG AAGGAGTACATCCATTACAAGCAGTTAAAAGGGTGGAAGCATTTGGTTGTTTACAAATCTGGCATACATGGACTTGGTCTCTACACATCAGTCTTTATTCCACGCGGCTCTATG GTTGTAGAATATGTGGGTGAAATTGTTGGGCAACGGGTTGCTGACAGAAGAGAGATCGAATACCAGTCCGGGAAACGGCAACAATATAAGAGTGCATGTTATTTCTTTAAGATTGACAGGGAGCATATTATTGATGCCACCCGCAAAGGTGGGATTGCAAGATTCGTCAATCATTCATGCCAG CCAAACTGCGTTGCGAAAATAATCTCAGTCAGGAATGAGAAGAAG GTAATGTTCTTTGCAGAACGGCACATAAACCCAGGGGAGGAAATTACGTACGATTACCACTTCAACCGGGAAGATGAAGGCCAGAGGATCCTTTGCTTTTGTAGATCAAGATACTGCAGGCGGTACCTCAATTAG